One stretch of Elusimicrobiota bacterium DNA includes these proteins:
- a CDS encoding tetratricopeptide repeat protein: MKKMPYNSRKAVLLAALLAATALPARAQLAAPQLSADESAFQAISALYQTSADRAAVIEAFRQFIKKYPKSQRAADALFMTGEAHMSKALELLHQEKISKRGPAAGPAGAKPGSMAEFNSAAEIYGSVAGRYSGSGLEASALYRAGEAYYNMGDWEQAVKEFSKVESDYPKSYIAPESLLGQVYSNIALNRRRNAQNIFFHFGEIYLAYASDPALVFAGGIIELSRKNYPASQKLFSRLDTPQARFFLGKAYLYEGRTDMAASVFGKLLKNYPGFDSIEEAEFLICESFFYARDFDGAISKYQDFIKNYPGSKLKTAAVFRIGVSQLNRKDYLNARLNFRAVTDKSPFNYFAPYSWYFIGESYLANKQTGDALSAYAKITAGYPTSSAAPASFYKLAWCRYLLGDYQGALQTLGNFIGLYPAHALAKNAYYLMGAANLALKKPQEALGNFQSAVDLAPSSEVAEQALFMILRTEYARGDYNSILTSYQVQSIFKNPPPAGSKWRALSLLYVAEAYLARNLFDDAKNIYNTAARLSPDKVSLLYAQEGLVWCYALSGDSSGAAKAREKLKTARAAFPDAGALSGTDALSVADSYFNAKDFKKAFGLYDAFASDNASSKYAPAALYKAGLALYRLHYYTQAVETWDKLARKYPGTPETETAELQSADTWFRAQKYAEAVTAYNGIIARYPKNKQLALAYLRLAQIDYNRKEDAKAVEQLKTVVTLWPDVPEAADAFDLMEAAFDRTAGLDFKAELGALAAREPKDRTSGEALFRLGRRLFEKKDYALSAENLKKFSVDYVDHPSIKDAQFYLGEAYFQTGDMQNAAEVFERFAVNYPDAKEHPVALFRLGSAYYNLKNYEPASKAYAKLAELYPASEYTQPALFNLALCYKNTGLSGPAEETYRRYYNLAGSSGDALSALWEIFKLQKDRGDVSAAVKTLTEIYGQASGREDSLEALYRMGELYSDNKQPEEALDYWGRLVLQKPYSSPWRLQGLIKIGEIYEAEKNYPEAARVYDDISKNSADPETAKAAAEKARSLLKMSAIPQASDADDVVSSVTNPAEGAGSPLTVTTTAPAAGAGADETTPKAGEEAAPVQTASPAVKKKKKTVKPVKAAKKRPAVAKSSSTEAGQ, encoded by the coding sequence ATGAAAAAAATGCCATATAATTCCAGAAAAGCGGTGTTGCTGGCCGCTCTGCTTGCCGCAACGGCCCTTCCGGCGCGCGCCCAGCTTGCGGCGCCGCAGCTTAGCGCGGATGAGTCGGCTTTCCAGGCCATTTCCGCGCTTTACCAGACTTCCGCCGACCGCGCGGCCGTAATAGAGGCATTCCGGCAATTCATAAAAAAATACCCGAAAAGCCAAAGGGCAGCGGACGCCCTGTTTATGACAGGGGAAGCGCACATGTCCAAAGCGCTGGAGCTGCTTCACCAGGAAAAAATTTCAAAAAGGGGTCCCGCCGCCGGGCCGGCCGGCGCAAAGCCGGGTTCCATGGCCGAATTCAACTCAGCCGCGGAAATATACGGTTCGGTGGCCGGCAGGTACTCCGGCAGCGGCCTTGAAGCTTCGGCCCTGTATCGCGCAGGCGAGGCATATTACAACATGGGCGACTGGGAACAGGCCGTTAAAGAATTTTCCAAAGTGGAAAGCGACTACCCCAAAAGCTATATAGCGCCGGAAAGCCTGCTTGGACAGGTTTACTCAAATATCGCCCTGAACCGCCGCCGGAACGCGCAAAACATATTTTTTCACTTTGGCGAGATCTATCTGGCCTACGCTTCCGACCCGGCTTTGGTGTTTGCCGGCGGCATAATAGAGCTGAGCCGGAAAAATTACCCGGCCAGCCAGAAGCTTTTTTCACGGCTTGACACTCCCCAGGCGCGGTTTTTCCTGGGGAAGGCCTATCTTTACGAGGGCAGAACCGATATGGCGGCGTCTGTTTTCGGGAAACTTCTCAAGAATTACCCCGGATTTGATTCCATAGAGGAGGCGGAGTTCCTTATATGCGAGTCTTTTTTTTATGCGCGGGATTTTGACGGCGCGATAAGCAAGTACCAGGACTTCATTAAAAACTATCCCGGCTCAAAGCTGAAAACGGCGGCGGTCTTCCGCATAGGCGTTTCGCAGCTTAACAGGAAAGATTACCTGAACGCCCGGCTGAATTTCCGGGCTGTTACAGACAAAAGCCCGTTTAATTATTTCGCGCCCTACTCGTGGTATTTTATCGGCGAATCTTATCTCGCAAACAAACAGACCGGCGACGCCCTATCCGCTTACGCAAAAATTACCGCCGGCTACCCCACCTCTTCGGCGGCGCCTGCAAGTTTTTATAAACTCGCGTGGTGCCGGTACCTACTGGGCGATTATCAGGGGGCCCTGCAGACCCTGGGGAATTTTATCGGCCTTTATCCCGCGCATGCGCTCGCTAAAAACGCTTATTACCTGATGGGCGCCGCAAACCTGGCGCTGAAAAAACCGCAGGAGGCGCTGGGGAATTTCCAGAGCGCGGTTGACCTTGCGCCTTCAAGCGAGGTCGCCGAGCAGGCGCTGTTTATGATCCTCCGCACGGAATACGCCAGGGGCGATTACAACAGTATCCTGACCTCTTACCAGGTGCAGTCTATTTTTAAAAACCCTCCGCCTGCCGGGTCCAAATGGCGGGCGCTGAGCCTGCTGTATGTCGCCGAGGCCTATCTGGCGCGGAACCTTTTTGACGACGCGAAGAATATTTATAACACAGCGGCCCGGCTTTCCCCCGACAAGGTGTCTTTGCTTTACGCCCAGGAAGGCCTGGTGTGGTGCTATGCGCTGTCCGGCGACAGCTCGGGCGCGGCCAAAGCCAGGGAAAAACTCAAAACCGCCAGAGCCGCTTTCCCGGATGCCGGGGCGCTCTCCGGCACGGACGCGCTGTCGGTCGCCGACAGCTATTTCAATGCCAAGGATTTTAAAAAAGCCTTCGGCCTTTACGACGCTTTCGCCTCCGATAACGCCTCAAGCAAATACGCTCCCGCCGCGCTTTATAAGGCCGGCCTTGCGCTTTACCGCCTGCATTATTACACCCAGGCCGTTGAAACCTGGGACAAGCTTGCCAGAAAATATCCGGGGACGCCTGAAACCGAGACCGCGGAGCTGCAAAGCGCCGATACCTGGTTCAGGGCGCAGAAATATGCCGAAGCCGTGACGGCCTATAACGGGATTATCGCCAGATATCCGAAAAACAAGCAGCTGGCGCTCGCCTACCTGCGCCTGGCCCAAATTGACTACAACCGGAAAGAAGACGCGAAAGCGGTGGAACAGTTAAAAACCGTGGTCACGCTATGGCCGGACGTTCCCGAGGCGGCGGATGCTTTTGACCTGATGGAAGCCGCTTTTGACCGGACGGCCGGGCTTGATTTTAAGGCCGAGCTTGGCGCTCTGGCCGCGCGCGAGCCCAAAGACCGGACTTCGGGGGAGGCGCTGTTCAGGCTCGGCAGGCGGCTTTTTGAAAAGAAGGATTACGCGCTCTCCGCCGAAAACCTTAAAAAATTCAGCGTGGATTATGTCGACCATCCTTCAATAAAAGACGCCCAGTTTTATCTTGGCGAGGCGTATTTTCAGACCGGAGACATGCAAAACGCGGCGGAGGTTTTTGAGCGTTTTGCCGTGAATTACCCGGACGCTAAAGAGCATCCGGTGGCGCTTTTCCGGCTTGGCAGCGCGTATTACAACCTTAAAAATTACGAGCCGGCTTCAAAGGCGTACGCGAAGCTCGCCGAGCTTTACCCCGCGAGCGAATATACACAACCCGCGCTTTTTAACCTTGCGCTGTGCTACAAAAACACCGGCTTAAGCGGCCCGGCGGAGGAAACTTACCGCAGATATTACAATCTTGCGGGCAGCTCCGGCGACGCTTTAAGCGCCTTGTGGGAAATTTTCAAGCTGCAAAAAGACAGGGGGGATGTTTCCGCCGCCGTGAAGACTCTTACGGAGATTTACGGGCAGGCGTCCGGCAGGGAGGATTCACTGGAAGCGCTTTACCGCATGGGCGAGCTTTACAGCGACAATAAACAGCCGGAGGAGGCGCTGGACTACTGGGGCAGGCTGGTTTTGCAAAAACCCTACTCAAGCCCATGGCGGCTGCAGGGCCTGATAAAAATCGGCGAAATTTACGAGGCTGAAAAAAATTACCCGGAGGCGGCCAGAGTTTATGACGATATATCCAAAAACTCCGCCGACCCGGAAACGGCCAAAGCGGCGGCCGAAAAAGCGCGGTCCCTGCTTAAAATGAGCGCCATCCCCCAGGCTTCCGACGCCGACGATGTCGTGTCGTCCGTGACAAATCCGGCGGAAGGCGCCGGTTCCCCTCTGACAGTTACAACCACGGCGCCCGCAGCGGGGGCCGGCGCGGATGAGACAACGCCAAAGGCCGGAGAAGAAG